From a region of the Triticum aestivum cultivar Chinese Spring chromosome 7D, IWGSC CS RefSeq v2.1, whole genome shotgun sequence genome:
- the LOC123170752 gene encoding cathepsin S-like, with protein MALAKTIVLLLCLRLCLIGTAGGALGRLCIPPPRSAARPPRLATNAITPTTPRPSLDWRARGAVTPVIFQGQIGSCWAISSVGAIKGLHKIQTGRLVRLSSQQIFDCSNKSMADSDLKAFDWVVRNGGVASEETYLYVGRVQDCKREKLHLISASIRSYKMDIRDELDLLAADSYKPVSVRMWLDPPSFYNYTGGIFTGSCGKEAHGMLLSRAAPLLASPSPLLPCRCSRSAPPRLLSRACPSPRRLALALPPVLASFAAASYSCSSAALLVVASPLLSIADPPPFAGAVRGRLVVAALRRATRPRPDFARSGVAPASARTLTGLRPLPASARAR; from the exons ATGGCGCTGGCCAAGACCATTGTGCTACTGCTGTgcctcagg CTGTGCCTCATAGGCACGGCAGGAGGCGCATTGGGACGATTATGCATCCCGCCCCCAAGGTCGGCAGCCAGACCACCACGCTTAGCCACCAATGCCATTACTCCTACCACGCCACGGCCTTCGCTTGACTGGCGTGCGCGTGGTGCTGTCACGCCGGTTATCTTCCAGGGACAGATCG GTTCCTGCTGGGCTATATCGTCTGTGGGTGCCATTAAGGGGCTACACAAGATCCAAACTGGAAGACTTGTCAGGCTGTCGAGCCAGCAGATATTCGACTGCTCCAACAAAAGTATGGCCGACTCGGACCTCAAGGCGTTCGACTGGGTCGTCCGCAACGGAGGTGTCGCCTCAGAGGAGACGTACCTGTACGTGGGACGAGTCCAAGACTGCAAGCGGGAGAAGCTGCATTTGATCTCCGCATCCATCAGAAGCTACAAGATGGACATCCGCGACGAGCTCGACCTCTTGGCCGCCGACTCTTACAAGCCGGTGTCCGTCAGGATGTGGCTCGACCCACCAAGCTTCTACAACTACACAGGGGGCATCTTCACGGGATCATGCGGGAAGGAAGCCCATGGCATGttgctg TCTCGCGCGGCCCCGCTTCTCGCAAGCCCCTCCCCGCTGCTACCCTGCCGCTGCTCGCGCTCCGCACCGCCCCGGTTGCTGTCGCGCGCGTGCCCGAGTCCTCGTCGCCTCGCTCTCGCCCTGCCGCCGGTGCTCGCCTCATTTGCTGCCGCCTCCTACAGCTGCAGCTCTGCTGCCCTCCTCGTCGTGGCCTCGCCGTTGCTTAGCATCGCCgacccgccgcccttcgccggcgccGTCCGCGGCCGGCTCGTTGTGGCCGCGCTCCGGCGGGCCACTCGCCCGCGCCCCGATTTTGCCCGTTCGGGCGTGGCGCCTGCCAGCGCCCGCACGCTCACGGGGCTTCGCCCGCTGcccgccagcgcccgtgcccgttag